The following proteins are encoded in a genomic region of Maribacter hydrothermalis:
- a CDS encoding glycoside hydrolase family 32 protein, translating into MKNKIYRFAVIIGIFSLVVSCKNPKEKINGQVQSEQDTLAITNEGLYRPNFHFTSATGWMNDPNGMFFYNGYYHLYFQHYPDGTTWGPMHWGHAISTDLFNWKEQPIALYPDDLGYIFSGSAVVDHENTSGFGADGKTPIVAIFTSHDPKKEKTGEIDVENQSIAYSLDEGLTWTKYKDNPVLKNPGARDFRDPKVSWDEQKKRWTMVLAAGQEIQFYTSKDLKSWEKLTSFGEGIGNHDGVWECPDFFQLPVIGSSEKKWVLLVSINPGGPNTGSATQYFVGDFDGSNFILDESFKQEMGKEHTFWVDYGRDNYAGVTFSNIENKDGGKLFMGWMSNWLYANEVPTEKWRSAMTIARTLELTKGENTFRLVANPVPELNEFASEKLKNSDVLLEGNTLLTTSKAIDFTRAQINFKVEDLVDGVYTFELSNSEGDSLRFGYDTRKGNYFVDRNKAGITDFSNKFSDRIAVAPRIASQNDWTGTIVIDKTSIELFFDDGQTVMTEIFFPKAPFDSLYFEAPSEESKLEYIEIHQLKFNLN; encoded by the coding sequence ATGAAAAATAAAATATACAGGTTCGCAGTAATAATAGGAATTTTTTCACTCGTGGTTTCTTGTAAAAACCCTAAGGAAAAGATCAATGGCCAAGTTCAAAGTGAACAAGATACGCTTGCCATTACTAATGAAGGGTTATACCGACCAAATTTCCATTTTACATCGGCTACAGGATGGATGAACGATCCAAATGGGATGTTTTTTTATAACGGATATTACCATCTCTATTTTCAACATTATCCTGATGGTACCACTTGGGGGCCTATGCATTGGGGGCATGCCATTAGTACTGATCTATTCAATTGGAAAGAACAACCTATAGCCTTATACCCAGACGATTTAGGATATATTTTTTCAGGTAGTGCTGTTGTAGACCATGAGAATACATCAGGCTTTGGAGCAGATGGCAAAACCCCTATTGTTGCAATTTTCACCAGCCATGACCCAAAAAAAGAGAAAACCGGTGAAATAGATGTGGAAAATCAAAGTATTGCCTATTCGTTGGACGAAGGTCTTACCTGGACAAAATACAAAGATAATCCAGTTTTAAAGAATCCAGGCGCTAGGGATTTTAGAGACCCTAAAGTTAGTTGGGATGAACAGAAGAAAAGATGGACAATGGTTTTGGCTGCAGGCCAAGAAATACAATTCTATACCTCAAAGGACTTAAAATCATGGGAGAAACTTACAAGTTTTGGAGAAGGAATCGGTAATCATGATGGTGTATGGGAATGTCCGGATTTCTTCCAATTACCGGTCATAGGAAGTTCAGAAAAAAAGTGGGTTTTGTTGGTAAGTATAAATCCTGGAGGACCTAATACAGGTTCTGCCACCCAATATTTTGTAGGTGATTTTGATGGTTCAAATTTTATTTTGGACGAATCATTCAAGCAGGAGATGGGAAAAGAGCATACTTTCTGGGTAGATTATGGTCGCGACAATTATGCTGGCGTTACCTTTTCAAATATTGAAAACAAAGATGGCGGTAAGCTATTTATGGGATGGATGTCCAATTGGTTATATGCTAACGAAGTCCCAACTGAAAAATGGCGTAGTGCCATGACAATAGCACGTACGTTAGAATTAACAAAGGGTGAAAATACGTTTCGCTTAGTTGCTAATCCTGTTCCTGAACTCAATGAATTTGCGAGTGAGAAACTTAAAAATTCCGATGTTCTACTTGAAGGAAATACCTTGTTGACCACTTCTAAGGCAATCGATTTTACACGTGCCCAAATTAACTTTAAAGTAGAAGATTTAGTTGATGGCGTTTACACTTTTGAACTGTCGAATAGTGAAGGAGATAGTTTACGTTTCGGTTATGATACCAGAAAGGGTAATTACTTTGTGGATAGAAATAAGGCGGGAATCACTGATTTTTCAAACAAATTTAGTGACAGAATTGCCGTAGCTCCAAGAATCGCTTCTCAAAATGATTGGACAGGAACAATAGTAATCGATAAAACTTCCATAGAATTATTCTTTGATGACGGCCAAACCGTAATGACAGAAATATTCTTTCCGAAAGCACCATTCGATAGTCTCTATTTTGAAGCTCCATCAGAAGAATCCAAACTCGAATACATAGAAATACATCAACTTAAATTTAACTTAAACTAA
- a CDS encoding VapE domain-containing protein — protein sequence MTSLFNGEQLYHVKDAKKKTVYDYTMEYLESKYDITFNEISHDFQIAFKDSMEWQYLNLNSLIIELAKAGIDIPNGKLETLIRSEWIPKCNPIREYFDKLPKWDGQDHILKLASYVPTYEKEAFEYHFKKWLVRTIKCALEVHYFNKQAFVLSHQGQNSGKSTWCRFLCPPELAEYMAEDISNDKDARIQLCRNFLYNLDELAVLSKKDVNALKSFFSKTFINERLPYDRKNTTLPRICSFVGSTNMASFLNDETGSVRWLCFELKGKIDFGYSKEIDINGVWSQAYYLAYTDPNFNPELSIKDIQENEKRNKKYTKLTTEEELVSKYFEKSDDIKDFVTASDVLVKLSCLNLRLNQINLGRALSGFNFQRIKHPKRQVYGYLARPNFIDTPWELELSKK from the coding sequence ATGACCTCGCTTTTTAATGGCGAACAACTTTACCATGTAAAGGACGCCAAGAAAAAAACGGTCTACGACTATACCATGGAATATTTGGAGAGTAAGTACGATATTACATTTAACGAGATATCTCATGACTTCCAGATCGCCTTCAAGGATTCCATGGAATGGCAGTATCTGAACCTGAATTCCCTGATCATCGAATTGGCGAAAGCGGGCATCGATATCCCCAATGGGAAATTGGAAACCCTTATCCGGTCGGAATGGATCCCAAAGTGCAATCCCATCCGGGAATATTTTGACAAACTCCCTAAATGGGACGGGCAGGATCATATTCTAAAATTAGCCTCCTATGTACCGACCTATGAGAAGGAAGCCTTTGAATATCATTTCAAGAAATGGCTGGTGCGGACGATAAAATGTGCGTTGGAGGTACACTATTTCAATAAACAGGCCTTTGTCCTTTCCCATCAGGGGCAGAACTCCGGTAAATCGACCTGGTGCCGGTTCCTATGTCCCCCTGAGCTAGCAGAATATATGGCCGAGGACATCAGTAACGACAAGGATGCGAGGATACAGCTTTGCCGGAACTTTCTTTATAATCTGGACGAGCTGGCCGTACTTTCGAAAAAGGATGTGAATGCGCTAAAGTCCTTTTTCTCCAAAACCTTTATCAATGAACGATTGCCATATGATCGGAAGAACACCACCCTACCCAGAATCTGTTCCTTTGTAGGCTCTACCAATATGGCGTCATTTTTAAATGATGAGACCGGTTCCGTTCGTTGGCTCTGTTTTGAATTAAAAGGGAAAATCGATTTTGGGTATTCGAAGGAAATAGATATCAACGGAGTATGGTCACAGGCATACTATCTCGCTTACACAGACCCAAACTTTAATCCTGAACTTTCCATCAAGGATATCCAAGAGAACGAGAAGCGGAACAAGAAGTACACTAAGCTCACCACGGAGGAGGAACTGGTTTCCAAATATTTTGAAAAGTCGGACGATATCAAGGATTTCGTTACCGCCTCGGATGTACTGGTCAAGCTCAGCTGCCTAAACCTTCGCCTGAACCAGATAAACTTGGGACGGGCATTATCCGGATTCAACTTTCAAAGGATAAAGCACCCCAAGCGACAGGTGTACGGCTACCTGGCGCGGCCGAACTTTATCGATACGCCCTGGGAACTGGAACTGTCGAAAAAGTGA
- a CDS encoding DUF6730 family protein, whose translation MGYKKLDEVMELLTDELDGFNKSISRLERLTKNTDNIKVIPDTTEIERLLQEHLNSEKVNTEKLRESVEDIRIQVSKAKLVPKIQQWIQYSIWLVSLVIIGYLALQVARIGEVQERAFTEGEQEVIFNLKGYFDRNPGHYESYQKWLKEKDSVPNQK comes from the coding sequence ATGGGATACAAGAAGCTGGACGAGGTAATGGAACTGCTCACCGACGAGCTGGACGGGTTCAACAAGTCCATTAGTAGATTGGAACGGTTGACCAAAAATACGGACAACATCAAAGTGATACCGGATACTACCGAAATTGAACGATTGCTCCAAGAGCATCTGAATTCAGAGAAGGTGAATACCGAAAAGCTTCGGGAGTCGGTTGAGGATATCAGGATTCAGGTTTCAAAAGCAAAACTGGTTCCGAAAATACAACAATGGATTCAATACTCGATTTGGCTCGTTTCCTTGGTCATCATAGGATACCTGGCCCTGCAGGTCGCCCGAATAGGGGAAGTCCAGGAAAGGGCATTTACCGAGGGAGAGCAGGAAGTAATATTTAACCTAAAAGGTTACTTTGACCGGAATCCCGGGCATTACGAATCGTACCAAAAATGGTTAAAGGAAAAAGATAGTGTTCCAAATCAAAAGTAG
- a CDS encoding toprim domain-containing protein — translation MKEKRTKGLSCERARAFPIEKALAKLGHFPTATSDKAAWFLSPFRLETQASFKVSKNLNRWYDHGEGTGGNVIDLICRIQHCTVSDALRIIGDDNSSFFFQQRPCFEVEQQDKILVKEVKELANYALLGYLNSRYILLITAKKFIREVHYSFKNKSYFAIGFKNDSGGWELRNKYYKNCSSPKDITHIKKGNGKLIVTEGVFDLLSLLSYNEMLEAEYDFLVLNSTAFVSKAMEIMKGYLQIDLYLDNDPNGRRTTQKLMAHSINCLDKSMLYEGFKDMNEWLIYNAKKGLGQEARDVSLLPQRQTRFTPDGRKVREK, via the coding sequence ATGAAAGAGAAAAGAACAAAAGGATTATCGTGTGAAAGAGCCCGAGCTTTTCCCATCGAAAAAGCGCTGGCAAAACTCGGGCACTTTCCGACCGCGACAAGCGATAAAGCAGCTTGGTTCCTGAGCCCGTTCCGGCTCGAGACCCAAGCCTCTTTCAAGGTGTCCAAGAACCTCAATAGGTGGTACGATCATGGGGAAGGAACCGGTGGGAATGTTATCGACCTGATCTGCAGGATTCAACACTGCACGGTAAGCGATGCCCTAAGAATCATCGGGGACGACAATTCCTCTTTTTTCTTTCAACAGCGGCCCTGTTTTGAAGTGGAACAACAGGATAAGATCCTTGTAAAGGAAGTCAAGGAACTTGCCAATTATGCTCTGCTGGGTTATTTAAATTCTAGATACATTTTGCTTATAACGGCCAAGAAATTTATTAGGGAGGTCCATTATAGTTTTAAGAATAAAAGCTACTTCGCCATCGGTTTTAAAAACGATTCTGGCGGTTGGGAGCTTCGGAACAAATATTATAAGAACTGTAGTTCGCCCAAGGATATCACCCACATCAAAAAAGGAAACGGAAAACTCATCGTTACCGAGGGCGTGTTCGACCTGCTATCCCTTCTTAGTTATAATGAAATGTTGGAAGCGGAATATGATTTTCTGGTCCTGAACTCAACTGCTTTCGTTTCAAAAGCAATGGAAATAATGAAAGGTTATTTGCAAATCGACCTCTACTTGGACAACGATCCGAATGGAAGAAGGACGACCCAAAAATTAATGGCCCATTCCATAAATTGCCTGGACAAATCAATGCTTTATGAAGGATTCAAGGATATGAACGAATGGCTCATCTACAATGCCAAAAAGGGACTTGGTCAGGAAGCGCGAGATGTGTCTTTGTTGCCACAAAGACAAACTCGCTTTACTCCCGATGGTCGCAAAGTAAGGGAAAAATGA
- a CDS encoding helix-turn-helix transcriptional regulator produces MDSILIFERLDRLERLLTANKEVLTFDETCDYTGISRSYLYKLTASGNIPHSKPNGKMIFFEKRKLNDWLLQNGRKSHPEITDDALKFTFKNRR; encoded by the coding sequence ATGGACAGTATTTTAATCTTTGAACGACTTGATCGTTTGGAAAGGCTATTGACGGCCAATAAAGAGGTACTCACCTTCGATGAGACCTGTGACTATACCGGAATATCCAGAAGCTATCTTTACAAACTGACGGCCTCGGGAAATATCCCGCATTCAAAGCCCAACGGTAAGATGATCTTCTTTGAGAAGCGCAAACTAAACGATTGGCTTCTCCAGAACGGCAGAAAATCGCATCCCGAAATTACCGACGATGCACTTAAGTTCACCTTCAAAAATAGAAGGTGA
- a CDS encoding relaxase/mobilization nuclease domain-containing protein — MIGKGTSIAHTGTSIDYGWNQEKDAEIVFSQHLAGNSPQEITEEFTLIQEENTRCQKNTLSFILSPTQEDGRNLYKQQLGELTQKFIKEMQLKQRQAIAFVHRDKAHTHVHLYVNRIGFDGKAYNDSYIGKRSQLAAENVAKEMGLTTVKEVQMEKELDSIKVRLEIKDIHQKVMESDRPKTLDSYIKAMQERNVEVIPTINKANRLQGFRFQYQGHNFKASEVHRSMSGGRIMAQLSQNKGIAKPKEVGKSVQLMGKTMEMSANLATSIAKNIIKKTIKKAIDTGIGF; from the coding sequence ATGATCGGCAAAGGAACGTCCATAGCGCATACGGGAACAAGTATCGATTACGGTTGGAACCAGGAGAAGGATGCGGAAATCGTATTCAGCCAACATTTGGCCGGCAACAGTCCCCAAGAGATAACCGAGGAGTTCACGTTGATACAGGAAGAGAATACCCGTTGTCAAAAGAACACCTTAAGCTTTATACTCAGTCCGACCCAAGAGGATGGTAGGAACCTTTATAAGCAACAATTAGGGGAATTAACACAAAAGTTTATCAAGGAAATGCAATTGAAGCAACGGCAGGCCATCGCCTTTGTCCACAGGGACAAGGCACACACCCATGTCCATTTGTACGTGAACCGTATCGGTTTTGATGGCAAGGCCTACAATGACAGTTATATAGGCAAGCGGAGCCAACTGGCCGCCGAAAATGTTGCCAAGGAAATGGGGCTTACAACAGTAAAAGAGGTACAAATGGAAAAGGAGCTAGATTCCATAAAGGTCCGGCTTGAAATAAAGGACATCCATCAAAAAGTAATGGAGAGCGACAGGCCAAAAACATTGGACTCCTACATCAAGGCCATGCAGGAAAGGAACGTGGAAGTGATTCCGACCATTAACAAAGCGAACAGGTTACAAGGTTTTCGGTTCCAATATCAAGGTCATAACTTCAAGGCCAGTGAGGTACACCGCTCCATGTCCGGAGGAAGGATTATGGCACAACTTTCCCAGAACAAAGGGATTGCAAAACCAAAAGAGGTCGGCAAATCGGTCCAGCTTATGGGGAAAACCATGGAAATGAGTGCCAATTTGGCCACAAGCATTGCCAAGAATATCATCAAAAAAACCATCAAAAAGGCCATCGATACTGGCATAGGATTTTAA
- a CDS encoding sugar porter family MFS transporter, with product MRKIYIWSITAALAGFLFGFDTVVISGADKKLQALWQSSDMFHGTVVMAMALWGTVVGAILGGIPTNKIGRKKTLLWIGILYTLSALGSAFANDPITFAIFRFIGGLGVGASTIAAPAYISEIAPAKDRGKLVGLYQFNIVFGILVAFLSNYLLSGVGENAWRWMIGVEAVPAFIYTLFVLTVPKSPRWLLTKMRTDEAKKVLRLINPDQDPEALMLEIKTESENIVSGENIFIKKYRFPLMLAFLIAMFNQFSGINAFLYYAPRIFEEAGLGESTALLSSIGIGVTNMLFTLLGVFLIDRLGRKQLMYIGSVGYIISLSLVACAFFLNLEGMAVPIFLFLFIAAHAIGQGTVIWVFISEIFPNHLRGSGQSFGSSVHWILAAIIPSLVPVLFTSIGAGTVFAIFAFMMILQLLFVAFIMPETKGISLEELSNKLIKGRKNKTDNIIGHAEQKAN from the coding sequence ATGAGAAAGATATATATATGGTCGATTACCGCTGCATTGGCCGGTTTTCTTTTTGGCTTTGACACTGTAGTCATATCCGGAGCCGATAAAAAGCTGCAAGCTTTATGGCAATCTTCAGATATGTTCCACGGTACAGTTGTTATGGCAATGGCCTTATGGGGAACCGTAGTGGGTGCAATTTTGGGTGGGATTCCTACGAACAAGATCGGGAGAAAGAAGACTTTATTATGGATAGGTATACTTTATACATTATCTGCCCTAGGTTCAGCTTTTGCCAATGATCCAATAACTTTCGCAATATTCAGATTCATTGGTGGTCTGGGAGTAGGCGCTTCAACCATAGCGGCGCCTGCATACATCTCAGAAATAGCTCCGGCAAAAGACCGTGGAAAATTGGTTGGACTTTACCAGTTTAATATTGTATTCGGCATTTTAGTAGCGTTCTTATCTAATTACTTGTTAAGCGGTGTTGGAGAAAATGCATGGCGATGGATGATCGGTGTGGAGGCTGTACCTGCATTTATCTATACCCTGTTTGTATTAACGGTTCCAAAAAGCCCAAGATGGTTGTTGACCAAAATGCGTACGGACGAAGCGAAAAAAGTATTGAGACTTATCAATCCTGATCAAGATCCAGAAGCATTAATGTTAGAGATTAAGACAGAAAGCGAAAACATTGTTTCAGGGGAAAATATTTTTATTAAAAAATATAGGTTTCCGCTCATGTTGGCTTTTTTAATTGCCATGTTCAACCAATTTTCTGGCATCAATGCATTTCTTTATTATGCGCCAAGAATATTTGAAGAAGCCGGTCTAGGTGAAAGCACGGCACTTTTAAGCAGTATTGGAATAGGAGTTACCAACATGCTTTTTACACTATTAGGTGTCTTTCTTATTGACCGGCTAGGTAGAAAACAACTAATGTATATAGGTTCTGTTGGTTACATAATTTCCTTATCACTAGTAGCTTGTGCTTTTTTCCTTAATTTGGAAGGCATGGCAGTTCCCATTTTCTTGTTTCTCTTTATTGCGGCACATGCCATAGGACAGGGAACAGTAATCTGGGTGTTCATTTCTGAAATCTTCCCAAATCATTTAAGAGGTTCCGGTCAGTCGTTCGGTAGTTCGGTTCATTGGATTTTAGCCGCTATTATACCTTCATTGGTTCCAGTTCTTTTTACCTCCATAGGTGCTGGTACCGTATTTGCCATTTTTGCTTTTATGATGATTTTACAATTGTTGTTCGTAGCATTTATAATGCCAGAGACTAAGGGGATATCATTAGAAGAACTCAGTAATAAACTTATAAAAGGAAGAAAGAATAAAACAGACAATATAATTGGTCATGCAGAACAGAAAGCAAACTAA
- the mbpA gene encoding mobilization protein MbpA translates to MAHLQCQKGTWSGSARCVFVATKTNSLYSRWSQSKGKMKRTYIKFRCSIYEKKLLSKRAERAGISLSEYCRSSAFGNAVIERLTEQQSDHYKMLVKYKTNFTRIGNMFRKHNPKLASEVEQLAEEIRTHLYNFKRTK, encoded by the coding sequence ATGGCTCATCTACAATGCCAAAAAGGGACTTGGTCAGGAAGCGCGAGATGTGTCTTTGTTGCCACAAAGACAAACTCGCTTTACTCCCGATGGTCGCAAAGTAAGGGAAAAATGAAAAGGACCTATATCAAGTTCCGGTGCTCCATCTACGAAAAAAAACTGCTTAGCAAAAGGGCGGAACGGGCGGGAATTTCCCTCTCCGAATATTGCCGCAGCTCCGCTTTCGGCAATGCCGTTATCGAACGGTTGACCGAGCAACAATCGGACCATTATAAAATGTTGGTGAAGTATAAGACAAACTTCACCCGGATCGGGAACATGTTCAGGAAACACAATCCCAAACTGGCCAGCGAGGTGGAGCAACTGGCGGAGGAAATACGAACACACCTATATAATTTCAAAAGAACGAAATAA
- a CDS encoding hybrid sensor histidine kinase/response regulator transcription factor: protein MKSFYLALCFLLALFFLSCSGENEEGKIRIGFSQAMTNDDWRRSMNNSMKLQASMNPEIDLQIKDANYDVLTQIKQIDELIADSVDVLIVSPIQSKPITSVVKKAIKAGIPVLVVDRKTEDQQYTSYLGADNIEIGRNAAKEIIASNYNDSIRIIEIKGLAGSSPAEERGMGFHQIINQFNQAQVVATINGNWEKESVQNRLRVLLKEGVKADYIFAHNDRMAVGAWEVARELGIENEISFIGVDGLAGTNGGIQAVKNGVLKATVLYPTGGDEAIKLALNILNNESIPKNNILSTTIINELNADIMNNQFEKINDQQAQMEEQLAAIKKQEELYYSQNNLLKITMALLAIILSLAVYSVYSIFAIRKKNRQLVLTNDKVTVQRNQIEKIAKEVKLSNEAKLNFFTGLSHEFKTPITLILSSIESMSDSAKEKGSRMRNEVELIHNNSNRLLRLINQLLDFRKIEDRNFNLRASKTNLYSFSKIIFKDFEREAKKSNIDFKLTSNNESLDVFMDRNLMDKVYFNLLSNAFKFTPENGKIGITIEDDERSNTVNIRFKDSGIGIPENEMDGVFKAFFKGSNNRKNSSGIGLHLSKEFVEMHKGTIQVKSLHGTEFIISLYKGQAHLDETEIISEQDLVDSNIIDFSSEHLIDDNYLVQAPSKNKEKYSVLIIEDNKDLSQFLKNKLQLEYDIHLSDGTDAIEKAFETVPDIILCDINLPDKDGFEICEILKKDLRTSHIPTIILTALGNKESYIKGLQSGADLYLTKPFSYSILVQSIKSLLYNREKLRYYYTSNIHKIEEINSFGNIEQKFIHQLNSLINENLGNSDYSVENLAENLTISRVQLYRKVKAMMGISISDYIANIRLEKAKTMLETSSLTVAEIAYANGFSSPNYFSTAFKNKYGTPPVAFRKSV, encoded by the coding sequence ATGAAATCGTTTTATCTAGCATTATGTTTTTTGCTTGCCTTGTTTTTTCTTTCTTGCTCAGGAGAAAATGAAGAAGGTAAGATTCGCATCGGTTTTTCTCAAGCGATGACCAATGACGATTGGAGGCGTTCCATGAACAACTCTATGAAGTTGCAGGCTTCTATGAACCCTGAAATTGATTTACAAATTAAAGATGCTAATTACGATGTACTGACACAAATAAAACAGATAGACGAACTTATTGCTGATAGCGTAGATGTACTAATTGTCTCACCTATTCAATCTAAACCTATTACTTCGGTAGTAAAGAAAGCAATCAAAGCCGGAATCCCAGTTTTGGTAGTGGATAGAAAAACCGAAGATCAACAATATACTTCCTATTTAGGCGCGGATAATATTGAAATAGGAAGAAATGCGGCAAAGGAAATAATTGCATCAAACTATAACGACTCCATTCGTATTATTGAAATTAAAGGTTTAGCTGGTTCTTCTCCTGCAGAGGAAAGGGGTATGGGCTTTCATCAAATTATAAACCAATTTAACCAAGCACAAGTAGTAGCGACAATCAATGGCAATTGGGAAAAAGAGTCTGTTCAAAATCGATTAAGAGTTTTACTAAAAGAGGGAGTAAAGGCGGATTACATTTTTGCCCACAACGATAGAATGGCAGTCGGCGCATGGGAAGTCGCTCGCGAGTTGGGAATAGAGAATGAAATCAGTTTTATCGGAGTAGACGGTCTTGCCGGAACTAATGGAGGAATTCAGGCAGTAAAAAATGGAGTATTAAAGGCAACGGTTCTCTATCCTACTGGCGGTGATGAAGCTATCAAATTAGCTTTGAATATCTTGAATAATGAATCGATTCCTAAGAATAATATCCTCTCAACCACCATTATCAATGAGTTGAACGCCGACATTATGAACAATCAATTTGAAAAGATAAATGATCAGCAAGCTCAAATGGAAGAACAGTTGGCAGCGATAAAAAAACAAGAGGAACTCTATTATTCGCAAAACAACCTTCTTAAAATTACAATGGCACTGTTAGCAATTATCTTAAGCCTTGCTGTTTACAGCGTATATTCCATCTTCGCCATTAGAAAGAAAAATAGGCAATTGGTATTGACCAACGATAAGGTTACCGTGCAGCGAAATCAAATTGAAAAAATTGCGAAAGAAGTAAAATTAAGTAACGAGGCGAAACTAAATTTCTTTACAGGGCTTTCTCATGAATTTAAAACGCCCATTACTTTGATTTTAAGTTCTATTGAATCAATGAGCGACTCTGCCAAGGAGAAAGGCTCTAGAATGCGGAACGAAGTGGAGTTGATACACAATAACTCTAATCGACTATTGAGATTGATCAATCAATTACTTGATTTTAGGAAAATTGAAGATCGTAATTTCAACTTAAGGGCATCAAAAACTAATTTATACAGTTTTTCAAAAATCATTTTCAAAGATTTTGAAAGAGAGGCCAAGAAAAGTAATATTGATTTCAAATTAACCTCCAACAATGAATCCTTGGATGTTTTCATGGATAGGAATTTAATGGACAAAGTATATTTTAACCTACTTTCAAACGCCTTTAAGTTTACTCCTGAGAATGGGAAGATTGGAATTACTATTGAAGATGATGAGCGTAGCAATACCGTTAACATCCGTTTTAAGGATTCAGGTATCGGAATTCCTGAAAATGAAATGGATGGGGTTTTTAAAGCATTTTTCAAAGGATCAAACAATAGAAAAAATAGTTCTGGAATAGGTTTGCACTTAAGCAAGGAATTTGTGGAGATGCACAAAGGCACCATTCAAGTGAAATCTCTTCATGGAACGGAGTTCATCATATCGCTTTACAAAGGACAAGCACATTTGGATGAAACAGAAATTATTTCAGAACAAGATTTGGTTGATTCCAATATTATTGATTTTTCCTCAGAACATTTGATTGATGATAATTATTTGGTTCAGGCACCGAGTAAAAATAAAGAGAAGTATTCGGTATTGATAATTGAAGACAATAAGGATCTATCACAATTTCTTAAGAACAAATTGCAATTGGAGTATGATATTCACCTTTCCGATGGCACAGATGCTATTGAGAAGGCTTTTGAAACTGTCCCTGATATTATACTTTGTGATATCAATCTACCAGATAAAGATGGTTTTGAAATCTGTGAAATTTTAAAAAAGGACTTACGAACTTCCCATATCCCCACTATAATACTTACAGCCTTGGGTAATAAGGAATCTTATATCAAAGGACTTCAATCAGGAGCAGATTTGTATCTAACTAAACCCTTCAGTTATTCCATTTTGGTTCAGTCGATTAAATCGTTATTGTATAATCGAGAGAAACTTCGGTATTACTATACCAGTAACATTCATAAAATTGAAGAAATAAATTCCTTTGGGAATATAGAACAAAAATTTATCCACCAATTAAATTCCCTTATCAATGAAAATTTGGGAAATTCTGACTATTCGGTTGAAAACCTTGCTGAAAACCTTACTATCTCAAGGGTTCAACTATACAGAAAAGTAAAGGCGATGATGGGTATTAGTATAAGTGATTACATTGCCAACATCCGATTGGAAAAAGCTAAAACTATGCTCGAAACGAGTTCTTTAACAGTTGCTGAAATTGCATATGCAAATGGCTTCTCTTCTCCAAATTACTTCTCTACGGCCTTTAAAAACAAATACGGCACGCCTCCAGTGGCGTTTCGTAAATCTGTTTAA